The Thermoflavifilum sp. genome contains a region encoding:
- the nuoF gene encoding NADH-quinone oxidoreductase subunit NuoF, with protein MEQPLTAHIPKDGSWLRLKDYERVGGYQGLRQALKMTPKEVIDMVKDAGLRGRGGAGFATGLKWSLVPTPEQIPGPRYLIANGDEMEPGTFKDRLLLEGNPHQLIEGMIIGAYAIQAEFSYVFLRWGYQFAEKALEEAIHEAYEAGYLGKNILGSGFSHELSVHISAGRYICGEETALINALEGKRANPRAKPPFPVVSGFFGKPTVVNNIETLSNVPHILSKGVNWYKSLSKCEDGGTKLYGVSGRVKRPGLWELPLGTSFREILEEHAGGMLDGYRFKGALPGGGSTDFITAEHMDVAMDYNSVAKVGSRMGTGTVIVLDDRTCVVGMVLNLEHFFAQESCGWCTPCREGLPWTEKLLLAIENGQGKMEDLKIFDDLTRYMGPGHTFCALAPGAMEPLQSALKHFREDFERHIHEHRCPWK; from the coding sequence ATGGAACAACCATTAACAGCACATATTCCTAAAGACGGCAGCTGGTTGAGGCTGAAAGATTATGAGCGGGTGGGCGGTTATCAGGGCCTTCGACAGGCACTGAAAATGACGCCCAAAGAAGTGATCGACATGGTGAAGGATGCCGGCCTGCGCGGACGTGGGGGCGCCGGTTTTGCCACCGGCCTCAAGTGGAGTCTGGTGCCGACCCCGGAACAAATACCCGGTCCCCGTTACCTGATCGCCAATGGCGATGAAATGGAGCCGGGCACGTTTAAAGACCGCCTCCTGCTGGAAGGCAATCCGCATCAACTCATCGAAGGCATGATCATCGGTGCCTATGCCATTCAGGCCGAATTTAGCTATGTGTTCCTGCGCTGGGGATATCAATTCGCCGAAAAAGCACTCGAGGAGGCCATCCACGAAGCTTACGAAGCGGGTTATCTCGGCAAAAATATCCTGGGCAGTGGTTTTTCACATGAGCTATCCGTGCATATCAGCGCGGGTCGATATATCTGCGGGGAAGAAACCGCATTAATCAACGCCCTGGAGGGCAAGCGGGCCAACCCGCGGGCTAAGCCCCCTTTCCCGGTGGTAAGCGGTTTCTTCGGAAAACCCACCGTGGTGAATAATATCGAAACCTTATCCAATGTGCCGCATATCCTCAGCAAGGGAGTGAACTGGTACAAAAGCCTCAGCAAATGTGAAGACGGCGGCACCAAGCTCTACGGCGTAAGCGGCAGGGTGAAACGCCCCGGCCTCTGGGAGTTGCCGCTGGGGACCTCTTTCCGGGAAATTCTTGAAGAACATGCCGGGGGGATGCTCGACGGGTATCGGTTCAAAGGAGCACTGCCCGGTGGAGGGTCTACCGACTTCATCACCGCCGAACATATGGATGTGGCCATGGACTATAACAGCGTGGCTAAGGTGGGGAGCCGGATGGGCACCGGCACCGTGATTGTGCTCGACGACCGTACCTGTGTGGTGGGTATGGTGCTCAACTTAGAGCATTTCTTTGCTCAGGAATCCTGTGGCTGGTGTACTCCCTGCCGGGAGGGACTACCCTGGACGGAAAAGCTGCTTCTGGCCATCGAAAACGGGCAGGGTAAAATGGAAGACCTGAAGATCTTCGACGACCTCACCCGGTATATGGGCCCCGGCCATACCTTCTGTGCCCTCGCACCCGGCGCCATGGAGCCCTTGCAGAGCGCATTAAAACATTTTAGAGAAGATTTTGAACGTCATATCCACGAACACCGTTGTCCGTGGAAATAA
- the nuoG gene encoding NADH-quinone oxidoreductase subunit NuoG, translating to MATIYIDNVPYQVKDGDNLLSACLSLGFNLTYFCWHPALHSVGACRQCAIVRYRDENDTRGRIVMACMEPVADQARISLEAPEAKRFRAQNIESLMINHPHDCPVCDEGGECHLQDMTVMSGHNYRRYRFKKRTHLNQYLGPFLHHEMNRCIQCYRCVRFYNDYAEGKDFGVFAVHDDVYFGRFEPGVLENEFSGNLVEVCPTGVFTDKTLRKHYTRKWDLTNAPSICQQCGLGCNIIASERYGSLRRILNRYNGDVNGYFICDRGRFGYEYVNSERRIQHALRQQPAGQWQGLKKETAVAEIREKIRAARNIIGIGSPRASLESNFLLQQVVGAEHFYAGIPRREGRLVQEILHIMRESGVRTPSLKETETYDAILVLGEDVTQTAPMLALSLRQAAKNQPKEKAKALKIADWNDAAIREVIQGQKGPLFIAAPHATRLDEAALSCYRAHPHQLGRLGFAIAHRIHTGAPAVELDEAAGHFADQVARALQDARKPLIVAGTSLHQESLIHAAANIALSLKQVGKQPGLFYTVPEVNTMGLAMMSERYLEDALEQVERGDVDVAIIVENDLYRRLPAETVDLLYQHVPTVIVLDSLAHRTGEKAQYVLPAGTFAESSGTVVNNEGRAQRFYQVFQPRNDIQSSWKWLQAFVTDQALAEAHLDEVIARLTAAFPGLAGIQEAAPGAGFRVGTQKIPREPHRYSGRTAMLAHINVSEPKPPEDPDSPLSFTMEGYVGVPPAPFTPFFWSPGWNSVQSVNRYQQEVGGMLRGGNPGKRLIETDEQHSMAYFTDIPGAFSPADGQLSIWPAYHIFGSDELSAYSEPIQERIPAAYIALSRADAARLQVQHGMRVHVQGTQQSITLPAQVRDDVPEGMALIPAGWEVSQGLQFPFSSTLNPVAS from the coding sequence ATGGCAACGATTTATATTGACAACGTTCCTTATCAGGTAAAAGATGGTGACAACCTGCTTTCGGCTTGTTTGTCACTGGGGTTCAACCTCACTTATTTCTGCTGGCATCCGGCCCTGCACTCGGTGGGTGCCTGCCGGCAATGTGCCATCGTACGTTATCGTGATGAAAACGATACCCGCGGCCGCATCGTCATGGCCTGTATGGAGCCGGTGGCCGATCAGGCGCGGATTTCCCTTGAAGCGCCTGAAGCAAAGCGATTTCGTGCGCAGAATATCGAAAGCCTGATGATTAACCATCCGCATGATTGCCCCGTGTGTGATGAAGGTGGCGAATGCCACCTGCAGGATATGACCGTGATGAGCGGACACAATTACAGGCGCTATCGGTTTAAGAAACGTACCCACCTGAACCAGTATCTGGGCCCCTTCCTGCATCATGAAATGAACCGCTGTATTCAGTGTTATCGTTGTGTGCGTTTTTACAACGATTATGCAGAAGGGAAAGACTTTGGGGTTTTTGCCGTGCATGACGATGTATATTTCGGTCGGTTTGAACCCGGTGTGCTGGAAAATGAATTCAGCGGCAATCTGGTGGAAGTATGTCCGACGGGTGTTTTCACCGATAAAACCCTCCGCAAGCATTATACCCGTAAATGGGATCTCACCAATGCACCCTCTATCTGTCAGCAGTGCGGATTGGGCTGCAATATCATTGCCAGCGAACGTTATGGCTCGCTGCGTCGTATCCTGAACCGCTATAATGGCGATGTGAATGGGTATTTCATCTGCGACCGCGGCCGTTTCGGTTATGAATACGTAAATAGTGAACGGCGTATTCAACACGCCCTCAGGCAGCAGCCTGCCGGCCAGTGGCAGGGATTGAAGAAAGAGACAGCCGTAGCGGAAATCCGCGAAAAAATTCGGGCTGCCCGCAACATCATCGGCATTGGTTCGCCCCGGGCTTCGCTGGAGTCGAACTTCCTGCTGCAGCAGGTGGTGGGTGCCGAACATTTCTACGCCGGCATCCCCCGGCGGGAGGGTCGGCTGGTGCAGGAAATCCTCCATATCATGCGGGAAAGCGGTGTGCGTACGCCCTCCCTCAAAGAAACCGAGACTTATGATGCCATCCTGGTGCTGGGTGAAGATGTAACCCAGACGGCTCCCATGCTGGCCCTATCGCTCAGGCAGGCGGCCAAGAATCAGCCGAAAGAAAAAGCCAAGGCCCTGAAGATAGCCGATTGGAATGATGCTGCGATTCGGGAGGTGATCCAGGGGCAGAAAGGACCGTTGTTCATCGCAGCCCCCCATGCCACCCGCCTCGACGAGGCAGCCTTATCCTGTTATCGGGCACATCCTCATCAGCTCGGCCGACTGGGCTTTGCGATCGCCCATCGCATCCATACCGGAGCTCCCGCGGTTGAGCTCGACGAAGCCGCCGGCCATTTCGCCGACCAGGTAGCCCGTGCCCTGCAGGATGCCCGTAAGCCCCTGATCGTAGCCGGAACCAGCCTGCACCAGGAATCACTCATTCATGCCGCCGCCAATATAGCGCTATCGCTTAAGCAGGTCGGCAAGCAACCCGGCTTATTCTATACCGTACCGGAAGTGAACACGATGGGACTGGCTATGATGAGTGAACGCTACCTGGAAGATGCCCTGGAGCAGGTAGAACGTGGGGATGTGGATGTGGCCATCATCGTGGAAAACGATCTCTATCGGCGTCTGCCGGCCGAAACAGTCGATCTTCTTTATCAACATGTGCCTACCGTGATCGTGCTCGATTCGCTGGCTCATCGTACGGGAGAAAAGGCACAATATGTGTTGCCGGCCGGTACATTCGCCGAGTCGTCGGGCACGGTGGTGAATAATGAAGGACGTGCCCAGCGTTTTTATCAGGTGTTTCAACCTCGCAACGATATCCAGAGTAGCTGGAAATGGCTGCAGGCCTTCGTGACCGATCAGGCATTAGCCGAAGCCCATTTAGATGAGGTTATCGCCCGCCTGACCGCAGCCTTCCCCGGGCTGGCAGGCATTCAGGAGGCCGCTCCTGGAGCCGGCTTCCGTGTGGGCACGCAGAAGATTCCGCGTGAGCCACACCGCTATAGCGGCCGCACGGCCATGCTGGCGCATATCAACGTAAGCGAACCCAAGCCGCCGGAAGATCCCGATAGTCCGCTTTCCTTCACCATGGAAGGATATGTGGGCGTGCCTCCGGCACCATTCACGCCTTTCTTCTGGTCGCCAGGCTGGAACTCCGTGCAGTCGGTCAATCGCTACCAGCAGGAAGTGGGGGGTATGCTTCGCGGGGGCAATCCCGGCAAACGGCTCATCGAAACCGATGAACAGCATAGCATGGCCTATTTCACGGATATCCCCGGAGCTTTCTCCCCTGCCGATGGGCAGCTCAGTATATGGCCCGCCTATCATATCTTCGGCAGCGATGAACTCTCGGCATACAGCGAGCCGATTCAGGAACGGATACCCGCGGCTTATATCGCCCTTTCCCGTGCCGATGCAGCCCGGTTGCAGGTGCAACATGGCATGCGGGTACACGTACAGGGTACCCAACAGTCCATCACCCTGCCGGCCCAGGTCAGGGATGATGTGCCGGAAGGCATGGCCTTGATACCCGCCGGCTGGGAAGTATCGCAAGGACTTCAGTTTCCTTTTTCTTCCACCCTTAATCCTGTTGCCTCATGA
- the nuoH gene encoding NADH-quinone oxidoreductase subunit NuoH — MSETFIHIIMVVLILLVLLTIAAGLIYVERRMLAVWQDRYGPNRTGPFGLLQVLADMIKIFFKEDWIPPFVDKKVFIIAPTIVMMAVLMSFAIIPFTPQIGVVHLNIGVLFFLAMSSMGAYSVVLAGWASNNKYSLLGGIRGSAQMISYEVFMGLSLMGVVILAGSLDLRDIVEAQRKIWFFIPQIVGFVIFFLAGLAETHRLPFDIPEAESELIAGYHSEYSGMKFGMFFVGEYLGITLISALVTTLYFGGWLGPHFLPPIVWFLIKMFAFILLFILIRATLPRPRYDQLMSLGWKVLLPLALLNLLVTGAVVLYWHL; from the coding sequence ATGAGTGAGACCTTCATCCATATCATCATGGTGGTATTGATCCTGCTGGTTTTGTTGACCATTGCAGCAGGATTGATTTATGTGGAACGCCGCATGCTGGCTGTCTGGCAGGATCGCTACGGGCCTAACCGCACGGGACCCTTCGGGCTGTTGCAGGTGTTGGCCGATATGATCAAGATTTTCTTCAAGGAAGACTGGATCCCGCCGTTTGTCGATAAAAAAGTGTTCATCATTGCGCCTACCATTGTGATGATGGCCGTGTTGATGAGTTTTGCCATCATTCCTTTTACGCCGCAAATCGGTGTGGTGCATTTGAATATCGGCGTGTTGTTTTTCCTGGCCATGTCGTCGATGGGCGCTTATAGTGTGGTGCTCGCCGGGTGGGCGTCGAATAATAAATACTCCCTGCTGGGCGGCATCCGGGGATCGGCCCAGATGATATCTTATGAAGTGTTTATGGGATTATCGCTCATGGGTGTGGTGATCCTGGCCGGTTCGCTGGACCTGCGCGATATCGTGGAGGCCCAGCGTAAAATCTGGTTTTTCATTCCGCAGATTGTGGGTTTTGTGATTTTCTTTTTAGCTGGGCTGGCCGAAACGCATCGTTTGCCCTTCGATATCCCCGAAGCGGAAAGTGAGCTAATTGCGGGCTATCATTCCGAATATTCAGGGATGAAATTCGGGATGTTTTTCGTGGGAGAATATCTGGGTATTACCCTTATTTCGGCGCTGGTGACCACGCTTTATTTCGGCGGCTGGTTGGGCCCACATTTTCTACCGCCTATCGTGTGGTTTTTAATCAAGATGTTTGCCTTTATCCTGTTGTTCATCCTGATTCGAGCCACACTACCGCGGCCGCGCTACGATCAGCTGATGTCGCTCGGCTGGAAGGTGCTGTTGCCTCTGGCGCTGCTCAATTTGCTGGTGACGGGGGCTGTGGTGTTGTACTGGCATTTGTAA
- the nuoI gene encoding NADH-quinone oxidoreductase subunit NuoI translates to MISHLRSLWLVFKHMFHKRETVQYPEEKPYLPPRWRGRIVLTRDPDGMERCVACYLCAAACPVDCISLQATEDENGRRYPEFFRINFSRCIFCGYCEDACPTYAIQLIPDFEMAEYDRQNLVYEKEHLLISGQGKYHGYNFYRVAGVDAGVKPKGGGETENPPVDIRKLLP, encoded by the coding sequence ATGATCAGTCATCTTCGTTCGTTGTGGTTGGTATTCAAACACATGTTTCATAAGCGGGAAACTGTGCAGTATCCCGAGGAAAAGCCGTATCTACCGCCGCGCTGGCGGGGCCGCATCGTGCTCACCCGCGATCCCGACGGCATGGAACGCTGTGTGGCCTGCTATCTCTGTGCCGCCGCCTGCCCGGTGGACTGTATTTCGTTGCAGGCTACCGAAGATGAAAACGGCAGGCGATATCCCGAGTTTTTCCGGATCAATTTTTCACGCTGTATTTTCTGTGGATATTGTGAAGATGCCTGCCCGACCTATGCTATTCAGCTGATTCCCGATTTTGAGATGGCGGAATATGACCGGCAAAACCTGGTGTATGAAAAAGAACATCTGCTCATCAGCGGGCAGGGCAAATACCATGGATATAACTTTTACCGTGTGGCCGGTGTTGATGCTGGCGTGAAACCCAAAGGAGGAGGGGAAACGGAAAATCCACCGGTGGATATACGCAAATTATTGCCCTGA
- the nuoJ gene encoding NADH-quinone oxidoreductase subunit J gives MNIIFYISAIIAIYSTLRAVLHKHAVHALLYLIVSLLSVAVIFFILGAPFLAALEVIIYAGAIMVLFVFVVMMLNRGETAIKQEKEWLQWRAWVWPAVFVGLLLIEWLYILFGQPATGGASAGQPILPGQVGEALFTRYLLGVEMAAMMLMAGVVGAYHIGKQKQRTYHRYLENEADARRAAVSESQTQEAV, from the coding sequence ATGAACATCATTTTTTACATATCGGCTATCATAGCCATTTACAGCACGCTGAGGGCGGTGCTGCACAAACATGCCGTGCATGCGTTGTTGTACCTCATCGTCTCGCTGCTTTCTGTAGCCGTGATTTTCTTTATACTCGGAGCTCCATTTCTGGCCGCGCTGGAGGTAATCATTTATGCCGGTGCGATTATGGTGTTGTTTGTATTTGTAGTGATGATGCTAAACCGCGGTGAAACCGCCATCAAACAGGAAAAAGAATGGCTGCAATGGCGTGCCTGGGTATGGCCGGCCGTATTTGTGGGTTTGTTGTTGATAGAATGGCTTTACATCCTCTTCGGCCAGCCGGCTACCGGTGGTGCATCAGCCGGTCAACCCATATTACCCGGGCAGGTAGGGGAGGCTTTATTCACCCGTTATCTGTTAGGGGTGGAAATGGCTGCGATGATGCTGATGGCTGGTGTTGTAGGGGCCTATCATATTGGAAAACAAAAGCAAAGAACGTATCATCGTTATTTAGAAAATGAAGCGGATGCCCGTAGGGCCGCTGTTTCAGAATCTCAAACTCAGGAGGCTGTATGA
- the nuoK gene encoding NADH-quinone oxidoreductase subunit NuoK yields MMTVPLSVQLLLAVILFLIGLLGVLIRRNVIFMLMSVEIMLNAAALVFIIGGSRWHQVDGQAMVIFILAMAAAEVAVGLALILQVFHLHKTVDVDRLRELKDE; encoded by the coding sequence ATGATGACCGTACCTCTATCCGTTCAACTTTTGCTGGCTGTCATCCTGTTTCTCATCGGATTGTTAGGCGTATTGATTCGAAGGAATGTGATTTTTATGTTGATGTCGGTCGAGATCATGCTGAATGCAGCTGCACTGGTCTTCATTATTGGCGGCTCACGCTGGCATCAGGTCGATGGTCAGGCGATGGTGATATTCATTCTGGCTATGGCGGCGGCCGAGGTGGCAGTGGGGCTGGCGCTGATTCTGCAGGTGTTTCACCTGCACAAAACCGTGGATGTGGATCGCTTGAGGGAATTAAAAGATGAATGA
- the nuoL gene encoding NADH-quinone oxidoreductase subunit L: MDVFHLLWLVPAFPLAGFLILALFGMKMPSRAIAWTGTLSIGLAALLTLWMGLHFLTQPPDGHHYRQVLWTWFDVNGFAPTIALYLDPLSLVYIFVITFVGFLIHLYSTAFMRGDEGYARFFAFMNLFVFSMLVLVLADNLLLLYLGWEGVGLCSFLLIGFWYRDPANGYAARKAFIVTRIGDTAFIIGLFLLVKQFHTLNIQDILMQAPGVWAVGATGAFWAALLLLGGAVGKSAQLPLQTWLPDAMAGPTPVSALIHAATMVTAGVYLIARTHVLYSLSPAVQSLVAIIGVLTLLIAGFSALAQHDLKRILAYSTISQIGYMFLALGVGAWTAAVFHFMIHAFFKALLFLGAGAVIMAMEEEHDIFKMGGLRKKMPITYWTFLAASGALAAIPLITAGFYSKDLILFDALASTQGSVYLWLGGFVGAFITVLYTFRMVFVTFYGEQKKPIAHHPEQERAMMIPLVVLGVLSIVGGWVELPHAWADFTPFSHLLEATLPATTLKPGMESNEWWLQLLTAVIVFIGIYVTWVAYVKKPAMVTAWRETAFGRACHQFFYKGWMFDQLYDVLFVKPVVWLSRIDEHDFIDYLYEGFGRLNAWIHSGFSRTQSGSLRWYLLCIAFGLLFIFSLILFV; the protein is encoded by the coding sequence ATGGATGTGTTTCATCTTTTATGGCTGGTACCCGCTTTTCCGTTAGCCGGTTTTTTGATCCTGGCGTTGTTCGGGATGAAGATGCCTTCAAGGGCGATAGCCTGGACGGGGACTTTATCCATCGGGCTGGCGGCCTTGCTTACGTTGTGGATGGGCTTGCATTTTCTCACCCAGCCTCCCGATGGTCATCACTATCGGCAGGTACTCTGGACCTGGTTTGATGTCAATGGTTTTGCTCCCACCATCGCATTGTATCTGGATCCGCTTTCGCTGGTGTATATTTTCGTGATTACGTTTGTTGGATTCCTCATTCATCTGTATTCCACGGCTTTCATGCGCGGCGATGAAGGATATGCCCGGTTTTTCGCCTTCATGAATTTGTTTGTGTTTTCCATGCTGGTGCTGGTGCTGGCCGATAACTTATTGTTGCTGTACCTGGGCTGGGAAGGCGTGGGGTTGTGCAGCTTTTTGTTGATCGGATTCTGGTATCGCGATCCGGCAAATGGTTATGCCGCCAGGAAGGCGTTTATCGTAACACGCATAGGCGATACGGCGTTTATCATCGGGTTGTTTTTGCTGGTCAAGCAATTTCATACGCTCAATATTCAGGATATACTCATGCAGGCGCCGGGTGTATGGGCTGTAGGGGCTACGGGGGCCTTCTGGGCGGCGTTGTTGTTGCTGGGCGGTGCCGTGGGCAAGTCGGCCCAGCTGCCGTTGCAAACCTGGTTGCCCGATGCAATGGCTGGTCCTACGCCGGTGAGCGCCCTGATTCATGCGGCAACGATGGTTACCGCCGGGGTATATCTCATTGCCCGCACGCATGTACTGTATAGCCTGTCGCCAGCCGTACAATCGCTTGTGGCAATCATCGGCGTGCTTACCCTGTTGATTGCGGGTTTCAGTGCGCTTGCCCAGCATGACCTGAAGCGTATTCTGGCTTATTCCACCATCAGCCAGATTGGCTATATGTTTCTGGCGCTGGGTGTGGGAGCCTGGACGGCGGCCGTGTTTCATTTCATGATTCATGCATTCTTCAAGGCCCTGTTGTTTTTAGGCGCTGGTGCCGTGATCATGGCTATGGAGGAAGAGCATGATATTTTCAAGATGGGCGGGCTGAGAAAAAAAATGCCGATTACCTACTGGACTTTCCTTGCTGCTTCCGGAGCACTTGCCGCCATCCCGCTGATTACGGCCGGGTTTTACAGTAAAGACCTGATTCTGTTTGATGCGCTCGCTTCCACGCAGGGCAGTGTTTATTTGTGGCTGGGTGGTTTTGTGGGGGCATTCATCACCGTGTTGTACACCTTTCGCATGGTGTTCGTCACTTTTTACGGGGAGCAGAAAAAACCCATTGCTCATCATCCCGAACAGGAGCGGGCCATGATGATTCCGTTGGTGGTATTGGGCGTGCTTTCAATTGTGGGTGGATGGGTGGAATTGCCCCATGCCTGGGCAGATTTTACGCCGTTCTCGCATTTGCTGGAAGCCACCCTGCCGGCCACCACCCTGAAGCCGGGCATGGAAAGCAACGAATGGTGGTTGCAGTTGCTTACAGCGGTCATCGTATTCATCGGCATTTACGTTACCTGGGTCGCTTATGTGAAAAAGCCGGCCATGGTAACGGCCTGGAGAGAAACCGCATTCGGAAGGGCCTGCCATCAGTTCTTTTACAAAGGATGGATGTTCGATCAGCTGTATGATGTATTGTTTGTGAAACCAGTTGTATGGCTTTCCCGTATCGACGAGCATGATTTCATCGATTACCTATACGAAGGTTTTGGACGGTTGAATGCCTGGATACATTCCGGTTTCAGCCGCACCCAGAGCGGATCTCTACGCTGGTATTTGCTCTGCATTGCTTTCGGGCTATTGTTCATCTTTAGCTTAATCTTATTCGTATGA
- a CDS encoding NADH-quinone oxidoreductase subunit M, translating to MTLTWILLILLIGGVLAWIFSGWSRWIATLAVLIDLILALQLWLTHPIMPIPQHTGMVPNWIAETQYHWIPLLGASFHLAVDGFSLLMLVLTLFIGLLCVWISWHDPVTRQNTGFFHFHLLWLIAGIAGVFMAMDLLLFYFFWELMLIPMFFLISVWGGLQRKKASLKFFLFTQFSGLFMLIAILALYLLHGQQTGQYSFDYADLLGNTVSRSVAGWLLAGFLLAFLVKLPAFPFHSWLPDAYTQSPTGGVALLAGLMSKTAAYGMLRFALPLFPEAARQFAPVMVVLGVAGILYGAKLAYAQTDLKRLIAFSSFSHMGFILLGIFSMQELAYQGVVVEMVAHAISITGLFFIAGMLQARLQTTGLDAMGGFWEYMPRMGGVTMVFVMATLGLPGLGNFIAEFLILSGTYQVHVLWAVLASLGLIASMIYALVILQRVFHGKSRQSLSQADLKPLEGLVMACLIAAIVWVGIYPQNVIRSVQPVVQQLKQVVDHRQTAVDQHLTWNGYTLLK from the coding sequence ATGACGCTTACCTGGATACTGTTAATTCTGTTGATTGGAGGCGTGCTTGCCTGGATATTTTCAGGCTGGAGCCGGTGGATTGCTACGCTGGCTGTTTTGATCGACCTGATACTGGCTTTGCAGTTGTGGTTGACGCATCCCATAATGCCCATACCACAGCATACGGGCATGGTTCCAAACTGGATAGCGGAAACGCAATACCACTGGATTCCCTTGCTGGGTGCGAGTTTTCACTTGGCTGTGGATGGATTCAGTCTGCTGATGCTTGTGCTTACCCTGTTTATTGGGTTGCTTTGTGTATGGATTTCGTGGCATGATCCGGTTACCCGGCAAAATACGGGATTCTTTCATTTTCACCTGTTATGGCTGATAGCCGGTATTGCTGGCGTGTTCATGGCAATGGACTTATTGTTGTTTTATTTTTTCTGGGAGTTGATGCTTATTCCCATGTTTTTCCTGATCAGTGTCTGGGGCGGACTACAACGCAAGAAGGCAAGCCTGAAGTTCTTTTTATTCACCCAGTTCAGCGGATTGTTCATGCTCATAGCCATTCTGGCATTATATCTTTTACATGGTCAGCAAACCGGACAATATAGCTTTGATTATGCCGATTTGCTGGGTAATACTGTATCGCGTTCTGTGGCTGGATGGTTGCTTGCGGGTTTTTTGCTGGCTTTCCTGGTGAAATTGCCCGCCTTTCCTTTTCACAGCTGGCTTCCCGATGCTTATACTCAGTCGCCCACCGGCGGTGTGGCTTTGTTGGCCGGACTCATGTCCAAAACCGCGGCTTATGGTATGCTGCGTTTTGCGTTGCCCCTTTTCCCGGAAGCTGCCCGGCAGTTTGCACCTGTGATGGTTGTACTTGGCGTAGCCGGCATTTTATACGGTGCTAAACTGGCTTATGCACAAACCGATTTGAAACGCTTGATTGCCTTCTCCAGCTTCAGCCACATGGGCTTTATCCTGTTGGGTATTTTTTCCATGCAGGAGCTGGCCTATCAAGGTGTTGTCGTAGAAATGGTGGCACATGCAATCAGCATCACGGGATTGTTTTTCATTGCCGGTATGCTTCAGGCGCGTTTGCAAACCACCGGTCTGGATGCGATGGGTGGGTTCTGGGAATACATGCCCCGGATGGGGGGTGTGACCATGGTATTTGTGATGGCTACGCTGGGCCTGCCAGGTCTGGGTAATTTCATAGCAGAATTTTTGATTCTTTCCGGCACCTATCAGGTGCATGTCCTCTGGGCTGTACTGGCTTCGCTGGGATTGATCGCTTCCATGATTTATGCACTGGTGATTTTACAACGCGTCTTCCACGGAAAGAGCAGGCAGAGCCTTTCCCAAGCGGATCTTAAACCACTGGAAGGATTGGTAATGGCCTGCTTGATTGCTGCGATTGTATGGGTGGGTATTTACCCGCAAAACGTGATTCGTTCGGTACAGCCTGTGGTGCAGCAGTTGAAACAGGTGGTGGACCATCGGCAAACGGCTGTGGATCAGCATCTGACATGGAATGGTTACACATTGCTCAAATAA